One Skermanella pratensis genomic window, CAGCTCCTCGTCGTTGAGGCCGGCCTTGTCCAGCGCCTTGATCTGGCGCTCGAACATGTTGCTGATCTTGTCGCGAAGATCGAGGCCCTTGTCGGACAGGCGGACCCGGACCGACCGGCGGTCGTGAGGCGAGCGCTCCTGGCCCAGATAGCCGTTCTCGACCATCTTCTTCACGTTGTATGACACGTTGGAGCCCAGGTAATAGCCCCTCGCGGTCAGTTCGCCGACGGTCAGCTCGTCATCACCGATGTTGTAGAGAATCAGG contains:
- a CDS encoding MarR family winged helix-turn-helix transcriptional regulator, with product MRQPYYDSILLIERLHRHFLEVLKTELDRLGIQDINNVQSLILYNIGDDELTVGELTARGYYLGSNVSYNVKKMVENGYLGQERSPHDRRSVRVRLSDKGLDLRDKISNMFERQIKALDKAGLNDEELIKANETMRKLERFWSSSLDYSGYPVTSAA